The window GGCGTCATTATCCTCCGTAGCACTGTAGTGATCGGCGCATTTGGTGAAGATCTGGGGCAACGTTTTGCGGACCAGCATATTTCGGGGGCCTATTGTGTGCCAACGATGCTGCGCCTGGCGCAGCTGCATGATGGACTTCAAGGTCCCGGGTGGGACGGACTGCGCGGCCTGATGGTCGGCGGCGAACAGCTCGACGCAGAGAGCCGAGAACGTTTGGCCAAGTATTTCCCGGATGCCTACTTGTTCTACGGCATGAGCGAACATCCCAATGTTGCGCTGGCTCGTCCGCAAGACTTGCTTGAACGTCCGGGGTGCGTCGGCTTGCCGCTCCCTATGCGCGACTTGCGTTTCGTCCATCCCGGGACCCAGGACGATGTCGAACAGAGCAAGGAAGGTCAAATTTTGTTGCGGGGCCCCGAGCTCTTCTCCGGCTATGTAGGGGAAGAACCAATCGGAGATTGGTTCGCAACAGGCGATATCGGCTACCGAGATAAAGACGGGTTTCTGTATGTAACCGGGCGCGTCAACGATCAGGTTAACGTTGGAGGTAATCGCGTTTCCACCGTCGAAGTGAGCGCTTTGATTGACGCCCATCCAGAAGTCTTGAGCTGCGCAGTTGTTGCGATTGACGATCCAGTCTGGACCACGAAGCTTATAGCTTTCGTTGTACGGGCCGAGGGCGCCGAGCTTTTGGCGGATGACTTGGTATCCTGGCTCAAAAGCCGTACAACGGCCTATCGCATTCCTCGGGCGATCTATTTCTTGGACAGGTTGCCAGTCGACACGTCCGGAAAGCTCTCGCGTCAAACACTCGTTAAATGGGCCATCGAAGCGGAAAAGTGTTCGATGTGATGGTTCCGCTCGACGATGAACTGCTGCAGCGTTTTCAAATTATCCCTCTTAGACCAGGGAAGTTCGGCCAAAGATCGCAGCAGTGTCGTGTCCCCTTCAAAGCGATCGACTCAAGTTCGCCAAGAAACGAATGGTTCTCATTTTCGGCAACAAGGACCTGCAATGGATCTTTTCTCACTTCGCGGGCGGACCGCATTGATTACTGGCGGTTCCCGCGGCATTGGCGCGATGATCGCAGAGGGCTTTTTGAAGGCTGGCGCCAAGGTTTATATCACTGCCAGGAAGGCCGCGCAGTGTAAAGAAACCGCGCGAAAGCTCTCATCTCTAGGCGAATGCATAGCCCTGCCTGGTGACGCATCTGGCGCCGACGGAGCAAGGACTTTGGCGGCAAATTACCTCGCACTTGAAGACCGGCTTGATATCTTGGTGAACAATGCGGGTGCCACGTGGGGTGCAAATTTTCCCGAATTCCCGGAATCGGGTTGGGACAAGACCTTCGATATCAATCTCAAAACGCCGTTTTTTTTGGCCCAGGCCTTGCTCGAAGCCCTTAGGAAGGCGGCAAGCGCTGATCGACCAGCAAAGATAATCAACATTGCCTCGGTCGACGGCGTTAGCGTCAATGCGCTCGAGACATACTCTTATGCAGCCAGCAAGGCGGGACTGATACATTTGACGAAGCGATTGGGGCTGGGTCTCGCGAAGGAAAATATCATAGTCTCTGCGATTGCGCCGGGCGCGTTTGCCTCCGAAATGAATTATCTTGCTCGCGATGAGGGGGAAGTTTTGGCCCGGGAAATTCCGGCCAGACGTATTGGGGATAGCGATGATATGGCGGGCGCCGCAATTTTTCTCGCATCTCGAGCGGGCGACTACGTCGTCGGGACTACACTCGTCGTCGATGGAGGAGTGGCACTGACCCGGCTTGCCTGCGGGTAGGAACGAGAACTGGTATGCAAGAGATCTAAGCACCGCCGCGCGATGAATTCCAAAAATTGATGTTGACGTCATATTCACGCATGGCATAACTGCAAAGGTAACGGCGTGCTTTCAGAATTGGGGGGCTGCCCGGGCAGCAATCGAGTCTCGGAAATCGCACCGAGCCATTTTATGGGGCGTAAATAGGCAATGAACAAAATAGTACCGCTAAGTGCGATAGATGATCTGGTAAACGACGGGGACAGTGTTGCCTTGGGTGGAGGGTGGTTTGCAAATCACCCGATGGCTGCGGCACGGCAGTTGATTCGAGCCGGGAGGAAGGGGCTTCGGCTGATTTCCAACATCGGTTCGATCGACGTTGATCTCTTGGTCGCTGCGGACTGCGTAGCTGAGGTGTCCTACGCCATGGTATCCCTCGAGGCCTTCGGTTTTGCAAACCATCTGCGCAGGGCTCTTGAGAGCGGGCGCGTCAAGGCTCATGAGATGCCCGGTCTCGCGATGCTCATTGGGCTTGATGCAACTGGCCGGGGCATGCCGTCACTTCCTTATCTTGGACCTTTCGGTTCGGACCTGATCGATCGTGATCCAGGTCTTATGCGTGTCAAATGTCCTTTCACTGACAAGGACATGATTTCGGTTCGCGCAATCGAGCCGGATGTCGCACTCCTTCACGTGACTCGTTGCGATGAAGAGGGCAACGCACAATGGCTCGGCACGATTGCACCAGACATTGTCATGGGCAAGGCAGCCAAACGCGTCATCATAACCTGCGAGAAGATTGTTGATCGCGAGGAAATTGTGCAGACCGCAGCAGCGACAAATCTTCCCGGATATTATGTCGAGGCGGTCATCGAGGTGCCATTTGGCGCACACCCGTGTTCGCACGTTCCGCACTATGCGATGGATGCGTTCAATATTTGGGATTACTCGGAAATCATTCCCGGCGATCCGCGGCTTCCAGCCTTTGTTGCGCAACTGCGCGGGGAGACAGAGGAAGAGTATCGCGCCCGGGTTGTGAATTCTGAGAAAGCGCAAATTTTGCGCACCTTGGTCGATCTCGGCCGCTCTGTGACGGAGGTCGCGTAATGAAAGTTGAAACCCACGAACTGATGGTATGCCTTATTGCGAATGAGGTGCACAACCACGGTGGGGTCGTGTTCGGCTCGTTCACGCCGCTCGCCTACTGTTCCTACATGCTGGCTAAGCTTACTCATGCAAAGGACGTGACGTTGATCGGCTATAATGCGATCGACATGTCGGCAGTGGAGATGAGCTATTTCGGTGCCGAGGCGGCGGCTTACAAGTGCTCGACGGCGCGCATGGATGCACTTAACGAAGTCAACAGCATTCATCTCGACTGCCGCGGCATGGTTGAATGCATATCACCCGCCCAGCTGGATGGCACTGGTGCGTTCAATACGTCGCTCATTGGCGATCCGGATCATCCCAAGATATATCTTCCAGGTCAGGCGGGTGCGTCGGATGTCGCACAGACGTACGAGCGAATGATCTTCTATATCGGGAACCATTCCACAAGGACATTGGTCCCGAAGGTCGATTTTGTTTCCGGCAATCGCTGGAAGATCAGCCCCGAAGAGCGCCGCAAACACGGCCTAGCAGTGGGTCCGTACAAGGTAGTCACCAACCTCGCTGTCCTTGAAAAGGAAGATGAGAAGCGCCCTTTCCGTCTGGTAAGCGTGCATCCGGGGGTGACAGTTGATGAAGTTGTTGCCCAGACTGGCTTCGAATTGGACACGGCCGAGACTGTCGTCACGCCTGATCCTGATCCGATACACCTCGACTTGTTGCGGACGCGCATTGATCCTCGTGGAACAGCAAAACTCGGCATTCTGGGCGGCGAGGAGAGGCGCGATTATCTGCGCCAGATCATAGAGTTCGAATGGGAGCAGGCCAGGGACTACATCCGGAAGTCCAAGCGCACATTGGTCTCTTACTGAACACTTTGCCCGTTGGCGTGAAGTAGTTCTAGGTGGCGGTGAATTGAGTGGTCCGGATTTTTGTGGACAGCCTTCGGATTATCTTCGGTGGCTTAGCCCAATCGGGCCTAATTTTATCAGATTCCTCAGGTGGATTGGCAAATGTTTTATAAAAGCGAGCATCAGGCACTGCAGGACTCCCTGCGTAAGTTCATCGAACGCGAGATCAACCCATATGTTGATCAGTGGGAAGCCGATGGAATTTTCCCTGCCAAGGAGCTGTTCAAGAAGATGGGGGATTCCGGGTTCTTGGGCATTACCAAGCCCGAGAAATTTGGTGGGGCCGGTCTTGACTACAGCTTTGGCGTTGCCATGGCGGAAGCGCTGGGTGACATTACCTGCGGCGGCGTGCCGATGGCCATCGGGGTCCAGACAGATATGGCAACACCAGCGCTTGCCAAGTATGGTGATGACTCGGTTCGCGAAAATTTTTTGGCCCCCTCCATTTCCGGTGACTATGTGGCCTGCCTTGGCGTCTCAGAGCCGCAAGCAGGGTCTGACGTGGCGGCTATCAAGACGACAGCGCGAAAGGACGGTGGTGATTACATCATCAACGGTACCAAAATGTGGACGACCAACGGGACGCAGGCAGATTGGATCTGCTTATTGGCCATTACCGATAGCGAAGGTTCGATATACAAGAACAAGTCTCTCATCTGTGTGCCGATGGATACGCCTGGTGTTTCTGTCGCCCCGAGGTTCCACAAGCTGGGACAGCATTCTTCGGATACAACGCAGGTGTTTTTTGACGATGTTCGGGTTCCCCAAGCAAACCGTATAGGCGATGAGGGGAAAGGCTTTATCTATCAGATGGATCAGTTTCAGGAAGAGCGCCTATGGGGAGGGGCAAGCGTCCTTCGCGCGATGGAGCGGATCATCAGACTCACACGCGAATACACGGCTGGCAGATCCGTTTTTGGAGAACCCCTTTTGGAAAATCAGTCAATCTCTTTTTCACTTGTTGAGTTGGAAGTCGAGGTGGAGGCGCTCCGGTCACTGGTTTACCGGGCCACAGAGGCCTACATCGAAGGCGAAGACGTCACACGGCTCGCCACGATGGTGAAGGTCAAGTTTGGCCGCTTGGTGCGCCGTGTTGCCGACACTTGCCTCCAGTATTGGGGAGGTCAAGGCTATATGTGGGATTCCCCGGTAGCACGAGCCTATCGCGATTTCCGGCTTTCCTCAATAGGAGGTGGGGCCGACGAAGTAATGCTGCGAGTTCTTGCGAGGCAAGCAACCAAGGCGGTCTAGGCGGATAGCACTCTCACAAGCAGAGGTGCCGCATTGCCAAGCAATTTCAATCATTTGATCTGGTTGGACGGCAGGAGGATACGATGAATAAGCGGGTCGAAGGCGTTACCGAAGCTCCGTCATTAAAGGAAAAAGTCCAGCTCGCATACAGTGCCTTTAGTAGGGGCGATATGGATGGTTTCATGGCCCATCTTTGCTTTCATCCTGATGCCGTGATGATCGAGCCGGACGGGCTGCCATATGGAGGAAACTACAGAGGTCCGGACGCGATCCGCAAGGGAATCGAGAATGCAGTAGCTACCTGGGAGGACTTCGGGGGTTTTGTGGAAGATGTCGCTGCATCAGGTAATCTCGTCTATGTCCATATGCACGTCATGGGCAAGGGGAAGGCTTCAGGAGAGGCATTCGCTATGCCGATAGTCGAGGTCCTACGTTTTCGGGACGGACAACTCATAGAATTTCGGCCTTTCTATTTCGATACGGCGCGTTGCAGATCCTGCTTCGAACGATAGAGCGGCTTGCGGTCTTATTGACCCGGCCGTTCGAGAAGTGGCGTCTCGCCCTGCCACGCGAAGGGCGCCGCAAACGTAGACGTTGCTTGCACCAATACGGCGAAAAATGAATTGAATTTCCGATACGGCGACCGGGCTGAACCGCTCGGAAGCAACCCTGTGTATCGGCACAATATGTTGGACACATCATTGCAGAGCAGCGCCTATTGACCAGGACTAACAGCGGGTGTGGATGGCTGTGGCGCTCAATTCACCGTTGAAAGCGCAGTCCATTATGATAAAGTGACGTCAACTTATGTTACTGAGATTCATCTGCAAGATCGGATTCAACCATGGCGTTCTCAAAATCAGAGCCTTATGGGCGCTCATCGGTCGAAGAGATTCTCAATGAGGCTCGAAACGGCAGGATGTTCATTCTGGTCGATGACGAGCACTCACAGAGCAAAGCCGATCTCGTTGTCCCCGCGCAAATGGCGACACCCGCAGCAGTTAACTTCATGGCCAAGCACGGTCGAGGGCTGATCTGCCTTGCGCTAACGAAGCAACGGGTAGAGCAGTTGGGCCTGCCGTTGATGTCACGCCGAAGCATTTCGCCATCCGGAACTGCATTTACCGTTTCGATCGAGGCTAGAGAAGGAGTCAGCACCGGCATATCCGCCGCTGATCGGGCACGAACAATTTCCGTGGCAATTGATGCCGCCAATACTCCCAACAGCATTGTTTCCCCAGGCCATGTTTTCCCGCTGATGGCGCGAGACGGAGGTGTGCTCGTGCGGGCCGGCCACACCGAAGCGGCTGTCGATATTGCGCGTTTGGCTGGATTGAATCCCAGCGGTGTGATCTGCCCGATACTCGATCTTGATGGCAAGATGGCATGCCTCGCTGACATTAGCCGATTGGCGGAGCTTCACGAAATGAAGATTGGCAACATTCGGGACCTAATCGCGTATCGCCGCAGGTTCGATAATTTGGTCGAGTGTACGGCCGACGAAGCGTTCGTTTCCGAATATGGTGGTGATTGGCGAATGCTCACCTATCGCAGCATTGTCGACAACAGCCGCAACTATGCGCTTGTGAAGGGCAAGATTGACTCAGCGTCTCCACTGCTCGTGCGGGTACATGTCGCGTCGATATTCTCGGATATGCTCGGACAACCTGGGCCTCGCAAGCGTCTGCTTCAGCGCTCAATGATGGAAGTTGGCAAAGAGGGCAAGGGTGTTGTCCTTTTGCTGGTGCCCGAGTCTGAAACGGCGTCAGATGTCCCATCGTCAAGGGATCGCGACATGGATCTGCGGACCTACGGCATCGGTGCGCAAATTCTAGCCGACCTCGGTGTCCACGACATGATTCTTCTTACCAACTCACCGCACCGGGCTATCGTTGGTGTAGAAGCCTTTGGCCTCAACGTTGTGGGAGAGCGCCCGTTCCAGGAGGCGAGCACTGGATTGCAGTGAGGAGTAGTATGTCGCTCGTTCGGAGGCCGAGGAAAAGGCGAAGCCAAGCTGAGCGGCGGGCAACGTTCGTAAACACCGTGCTGGCGCGCGCCACAACAAATCCGTGATTTTTGACGCTATATGCGCGGGAGCCGGTGCCGCGCAGCCAGAGCGACAGTTGTGCAGAATGCGGAGTTCGCTGCGCCGCTGTATTGAGGAGTTCGCGATTCCGAGTGATTGAGCATTAAAAATAGAAGTGATATCAAGTTTGTGTTGACGGTTTGGCATGGCTGTGTAGTTTCGGAGCATTAGGGCGTTTTATAGCGTGCGCGACTCGCGGCCAAGTTGAGCGAATGGATGTTTCAATGAAAATTCTCGTTATCGGAGGCACTGGAGGACTTGGCGGACACGCAGCAATACACCTCCGTAACAACGGCCATGAGATCTCAATCGGCTCGCGCAATCCGCCACCTGAAGCAACGCCGATGGCAAAGATGCCCTTCGTGCAAGGCGATTACATGAACGGCGATTACTCGTCGGATCGACTGAAGGGATTTGATGCCCTTGTGTTCGTGGCCGGCAATGATGGCCGCCACGTACCGGCCACGGCGGATATGGACGAGCATTTGCGACGGGCCGCTCTGGAGGCACAGCCTGCCGTTATGCGCGGAGCGCGAGACGCCGGGATAAAGCGAGTAGTCCAGATTGGGAGCTTCTATCCTCAGGCTGCACCCGAACTTGAAGCGGGCAATTATTACGTCCAATCGCGCCGCCTTGCCTGCGAGCTTGGCCGGGCTGAGGGTCGACCAGGATTTGATGTCATTAGCATCAATCCACCTTTTATGGTTGGTGGCGTTCCTGGCCTGCCTAGCCAACTGATGGATCCTAATGCCGCCTGGGCGATCGGTGATCTGGACGGTCCAATGTTTGGGCCGTCTGGTGGGACCAATTTCATGAGCTACAATTCGCTGAGCCAGGCGATCGAAGGCGCGCTCATGCGAGGTGAACCGGGCAAAGCCTATCTGGTTGGCGACCAAAATCTAAGCTTCGCTGATTATCTAAGCCTATTCTTCAAGGCTGCCGGCAAGCCAATCCACCTGGAATCGCGTGATGAGGCGCATCCCATTTTTCCTGACTGGCTTATCTTCCAAGGGCGCGGCAATTTCATCAGCTTCGAACCCGACCCGAAGGATGCGTCACTACTTGGCTATGCACGCAATGATGTCGTCAATGGAGCCGCTGAAGCTGTGCAATGTTACCTGCAGAGGAGAAGCACCGCCCAACGCGCGATGTCAGCATGAATTTTATGACCCTTTAAAGGAGAGTATGAAATGATTAAGGTTCTTGCGTTTCTCAAAAAGCGCCCCGACATGACGGCCGAGCAATTCAAGCGTCAGTACGAAAATGGCCATGCGGTGTTCTCTTTGGAATATATTCCTAATGCTAAGAAGTATGTTCGGCGATACGTTGAACCAGTTGTCAAGCCGCTTACCGGCGAAGTCTCGGCTCAGGACTTCGATGCATTGACTGAAATTTGGTTCGAGACGCGCGAGGATTACGAAAAGGACTTCGGCCGCATTGCCGAGCCGGAAATTCAGAAACTGTTCCTTGAGGACGAAGACAAGCTGTTTGCTAATCATGACCACACAATCATGATCGTGGTCGATGAATGCGAATCCGCAATATAGCGTGCAGCTATTTCTCCATCACAGTTCCTTCGTAGCACATGGGAATGACAAAGTGTTCAAGGCAGATGCTGCGTCGCCGTGGACGTTGAAGTTCTGTTGGCGGGGATCGCGCACCGATCCTTGCCACCTTAGCAGGCTAATCGAGAAGATTTGACATGAACAATGACACGAGATCCATTCTGTTTGAGCCCGTTAACATCGGCAAGCTTGAGCTATCAAATCGCATCGTGATGGCGCCAATGACCCGCGGGTTTTCACCGAACGGAATTCCCGGCCAGAATGTGATCGATTATTATCGTCGGCGTGCCGAAGGCGGGGTGGGACTCATCATAACGGAAGGAACGTGGATTCCTCATTGGAGCAGCTCCAATAATCCCAACGTGCCAGATTTTTTCGGCGATGAGGCGCTTGCTGGATGGAAGCGTGTAGCTGACGCTGTGCACGCTGCGGGATCGAAAATAATGCCGCAATTGTGGCATGTAGGGCAGTTCGGGAGCGCTGGATCTCCCAACGCTCCCGAGGGAGCCCCAAAAACCCGGCAAATTGGTCCATCGGGTATGATTGGAGAATTGGGCACGCCGGTCGAGATGCTTGATGTCCCGGCCACACAAAAGGATATCGATGAGGTAAGTGAAGCCTATGTCGTTGCTGCAGAATCCGCGCAACACCTTGGCTTTGACGGGGTGGAAATCCATGCCGCCCATGGTTATTTGCTGGACCAGTTCTTCTGGAGCGCGACCAATTTGCGCGACGATAAATATGGAGGGGCAACGCTTGTCGAGCGGGCACGTATTGCACTCGATATCGTTCGTGAAATGCGTCGCCGCACTGGGCCGGAATTCCCGATCGTAATGCGCATTTCGCAGTGGAAGCAGCAGGATTATGCTGCAAGATTGGCCGAGACGCCCGAAGAACTCGGATCATTTGTCGGGCCGCTGGCCGATGCAGGCGTCGACATCTTTCATTGTTCACAAAGGCGGTTCTGGGAGGGCGAGTTCGGCACCGACATGAACGTGGCGGGTTGGGTCAAGAAGCTTTCTGGAAAGCCGTCAATTACGGTCGGCTCGGTAACTTTGCAGCAGGATATGCTTGAGACCTTCGCCGGGGAACGCAATGTTAGCTCCTCGAACATCGGCAAACTGTGCGAGCTCCTGGCCCGTGGCGATTTTGACTTGGTTGCAATCGGGCGCGCTTTAATCGCAGATTCGGAATGGGCAGAAAAAGTCCACAGGCATGCTGATAGCGAACTGAAGATATTTTCGCTCGAAATGCTTGGAGGCTTGGAATAGATACAAGAGAAAGCAGACCAATCTCGGTTCCGTTCATCTTATACGAACCTGTAAACAGTCATCGCCTTGCACGGGCAACAATCAAGTGATCGACAGGGTTGTATAAAGTGGGGCTGGGTTCAGGCTAGTAGTTTTTATTGTACATTTTTTAGTATCCTACGGCAAATACTCTTCGGGTGCGGTTTGACCACAAAAGTCGCGCCGCGACA of the Aquisediminimonas profunda genome contains:
- a CDS encoding class I adenylate-forming enzyme family protein; protein product: MADAADWPSLIIELAKSTKSDWVALSQGSEQLTIRELAERMQKTAAALRDGSGPVMISTPDALLHTTAVLGAGAAGRPALMVDSRVPDQLALEIYRRTRATALIGRDLPGLIALSERELNERLPIQPVGRSGDAINTMLLTSGSTGVPKVVQRSISADFAASHNLQILGYPLGEGDRYLLMVPFASAVFITILMGVIILRSTVVIGAFGEDLGQRFADQHISGAYCVPTMLRLAQLHDGLQGPGWDGLRGLMVGGEQLDAESRERLAKYFPDAYLFYGMSEHPNVALARPQDLLERPGCVGLPLPMRDLRFVHPGTQDDVEQSKEGQILLRGPELFSGYVGEEPIGDWFATGDIGYRDKDGFLYVTGRVNDQVNVGGNRVSTVEVSALIDAHPEVLSCAVVAIDDPVWTTKLIAFVVRAEGAELLADDLVSWLKSRTTAYRIPRAIYFLDRLPVDTSGKLSRQTLVKWAIEAEKCSM
- a CDS encoding SDR family oxidoreductase, with the translated sequence MDLFSLRGRTALITGGSRGIGAMIAEGFLKAGAKVYITARKAAQCKETARKLSSLGECIALPGDASGADGARTLAANYLALEDRLDILVNNAGATWGANFPEFPESGWDKTFDINLKTPFFLAQALLEALRKAASADRPAKIINIASVDGVSVNALETYSYAASKAGLIHLTKRLGLGLAKENIIVSAIAPGAFASEMNYLARDEGEVLAREIPARRIGDSDDMAGAAIFLASRAGDYVVGTTLVVDGGVALTRLACG
- a CDS encoding CoA transferase subunit A, with the translated sequence MNKIVPLSAIDDLVNDGDSVALGGGWFANHPMAAARQLIRAGRKGLRLISNIGSIDVDLLVAADCVAEVSYAMVSLEAFGFANHLRRALESGRVKAHEMPGLAMLIGLDATGRGMPSLPYLGPFGSDLIDRDPGLMRVKCPFTDKDMISVRAIEPDVALLHVTRCDEEGNAQWLGTIAPDIVMGKAAKRVIITCEKIVDREEIVQTAAATNLPGYYVEAVIEVPFGAHPCSHVPHYAMDAFNIWDYSEIIPGDPRLPAFVAQLRGETEEEYRARVVNSEKAQILRTLVDLGRSVTEVA
- a CDS encoding CoA-transferase — encoded protein: MKVETHELMVCLIANEVHNHGGVVFGSFTPLAYCSYMLAKLTHAKDVTLIGYNAIDMSAVEMSYFGAEAAAYKCSTARMDALNEVNSIHLDCRGMVECISPAQLDGTGAFNTSLIGDPDHPKIYLPGQAGASDVAQTYERMIFYIGNHSTRTLVPKVDFVSGNRWKISPEERRKHGLAVGPYKVVTNLAVLEKEDEKRPFRLVSVHPGVTVDEVVAQTGFELDTAETVVTPDPDPIHLDLLRTRIDPRGTAKLGILGGEERRDYLRQIIEFEWEQARDYIRKSKRTLVSY
- a CDS encoding acyl-CoA dehydrogenase family protein gives rise to the protein MFYKSEHQALQDSLRKFIEREINPYVDQWEADGIFPAKELFKKMGDSGFLGITKPEKFGGAGLDYSFGVAMAEALGDITCGGVPMAIGVQTDMATPALAKYGDDSVRENFLAPSISGDYVACLGVSEPQAGSDVAAIKTTARKDGGDYIINGTKMWTTNGTQADWICLLAITDSEGSIYKNKSLICVPMDTPGVSVAPRFHKLGQHSSDTTQVFFDDVRVPQANRIGDEGKGFIYQMDQFQEERLWGGASVLRAMERIIRLTREYTAGRSVFGEPLLENQSISFSLVELEVEVEALRSLVYRATEAYIEGEDVTRLATMVKVKFGRLVRRVADTCLQYWGGQGYMWDSPVARAYRDFRLSSIGGGADEVMLRVLARQATKAV
- a CDS encoding nuclear transport factor 2 family protein → MNKRVEGVTEAPSLKEKVQLAYSAFSRGDMDGFMAHLCFHPDAVMIEPDGLPYGGNYRGPDAIRKGIENAVATWEDFGGFVEDVAASGNLVYVHMHVMGKGKASGEAFAMPIVEVLRFRDGQLIEFRPFYFDTARCRSCFER
- the ribB gene encoding 3,4-dihydroxy-2-butanone-4-phosphate synthase, which translates into the protein MAFSKSEPYGRSSVEEILNEARNGRMFILVDDEHSQSKADLVVPAQMATPAAVNFMAKHGRGLICLALTKQRVEQLGLPLMSRRSISPSGTAFTVSIEAREGVSTGISAADRARTISVAIDAANTPNSIVSPGHVFPLMARDGGVLVRAGHTEAAVDIARLAGLNPSGVICPILDLDGKMACLADISRLAELHEMKIGNIRDLIAYRRRFDNLVECTADEAFVSEYGGDWRMLTYRSIVDNSRNYALVKGKIDSASPLLVRVHVASIFSDMLGQPGPRKRLLQRSMMEVGKEGKGVVLLLVPESETASDVPSSRDRDMDLRTYGIGAQILADLGVHDMILLTNSPHRAIVGVEAFGLNVVGERPFQEASTGLQ
- a CDS encoding NAD-dependent epimerase/dehydratase family protein is translated as MKILVIGGTGGLGGHAAIHLRNNGHEISIGSRNPPPEATPMAKMPFVQGDYMNGDYSSDRLKGFDALVFVAGNDGRHVPATADMDEHLRRAALEAQPAVMRGARDAGIKRVVQIGSFYPQAAPELEAGNYYVQSRRLACELGRAEGRPGFDVISINPPFMVGGVPGLPSQLMDPNAAWAIGDLDGPMFGPSGGTNFMSYNSLSQAIEGALMRGEPGKAYLVGDQNLSFADYLSLFFKAAGKPIHLESRDEAHPIFPDWLIFQGRGNFISFEPDPKDASLLGYARNDVVNGAAEAVQCYLQRRSTAQRAMSA
- a CDS encoding EthD domain-containing protein is translated as MIKVLAFLKKRPDMTAEQFKRQYENGHAVFSLEYIPNAKKYVRRYVEPVVKPLTGEVSAQDFDALTEIWFETREDYEKDFGRIAEPEIQKLFLEDEDKLFANHDHTIMIVVDECESAI
- a CDS encoding NADH:flavin oxidoreductase; this encodes MNNDTRSILFEPVNIGKLELSNRIVMAPMTRGFSPNGIPGQNVIDYYRRRAEGGVGLIITEGTWIPHWSSSNNPNVPDFFGDEALAGWKRVADAVHAAGSKIMPQLWHVGQFGSAGSPNAPEGAPKTRQIGPSGMIGELGTPVEMLDVPATQKDIDEVSEAYVVAAESAQHLGFDGVEIHAAHGYLLDQFFWSATNLRDDKYGGATLVERARIALDIVREMRRRTGPEFPIVMRISQWKQQDYAARLAETPEELGSFVGPLADAGVDIFHCSQRRFWEGEFGTDMNVAGWVKKLSGKPSITVGSVTLQQDMLETFAGERNVSSSNIGKLCELLARGDFDLVAIGRALIADSEWAEKVHRHADSELKIFSLEMLGGLE